Genomic window (Rosa chinensis cultivar Old Blush chromosome 6, RchiOBHm-V2, whole genome shotgun sequence):
TCCTTCTCATTTCTTCTACAAGTCTTCATCGTGTCAAGAGATGAGTACAAAATATAATTTATGGTTCGCCAGAGTCTGAAATTACAGTACTTTTATTTTAGATCATCGATGGTTGTATTTTAAAAGATGGACGTACGACCACCGAACTGCAAGCACAAAGGTACTAATGATAAATGCATAATTACATAATAAGCatattgtttttctttaatAAGTGCATTGCACCGCGTAATAGGCGTTACACTCCCCGCCAAACACGCTATATGCAATATTCTGGCATTAATCATGTGTGATTTTCAGATTGTAGCGATTCTTAGTCTATAAATTAATTCATTTCTTcgggaaacaaaaaaaacctgCATTTAAATGTTGAAATTAAAGTATAGGAGATCCGATTTAAAGTAAGTGTGTATTGCCTGCATTGGTTGTGGCTCAAACTATATTTTAAAACTGAGAATTTTATTAATAGATTTGAGAAGCTCTAAACCCTTGATCAAGTAAATTCAATGGACAAAATCCGAAACAAAGGCATTACCAAATGCCAGTCATTACCTGAATAAAATCAATTAAAAGGAAGAGCTTTCACCCGGTAATTAACAATGACTATTTAATGATTGGCCTAATCTCTTCGGTCAATGGATCTACAAACGGTTCTAAAAACAAAATGTACTAAAATTCATTTTAAGGGGTCGTATATATTCTTGCATTCCAGTTCGTACTCTGTTTCATACTCATTCTAAATTCCTCgtttaattttcatatttcaATCAGATTTGGATGTGTGAAATTTATCTCATCAGTAAACATTAACGGTAACGTCGTCACACTGATCAACTGCATAAATTAATTTCAATACCATGTTTTCATAAATCACTAACCACAATACCTGGATATACGGTTAAACAAGAGAGCAACTGATCTTGACATATTCAAACATCACCACGAAGATGTGGGAAggtaatttattatatatagcAAGCCACACACAGTGCACACTAATGGACGAAAATCACTAGGCCAGAACTTGAGCTTGTTGCTTTGAAGAAGAGGATAGGTAATTAGTAAATTtaccttcttttattttctggtAATCATTACCTATCACCACCACCTTAATTAGTTTTGCTTGATGAACGAACCAAACTTCCTGATCAAGTCCAAAGCTTTCTCTCCCTCAGGTTCACTCAGCAAGTGAAACTCATGAAACTCGTCCTCATGCTCTACCACTTCAACACTCCCACCCCACTCACTCTTCTTCAGCTCATCATAGTACCACTGCCCTACCTCTCTCAGATGATCCTTCTCCGCAAAAAATATCAACATCCTCTCGCATCCAAGCTTTGCCAGATCCTCTGAAGGCGGCCTCAGCCTCCTGTCCTGCACCCCGCCGTTATCCGGACACATGTACAGCCACATTTCATCGTCCACAGCCAACCCACCAAAAAAGGGATGCACCATAACCATTCCCGCCACTTTCACTTCGGGTAACCCGTCTGATCCGACCCAAACAGCCAGGTTGTGGCACATATTGGCTCCGCCACTGTCGCCGCATAAGAAAACCCGGTCGAAGTCGGCGTACTGGTTCATCCACTGGTCGGGTCCGTCTCGGTTCGAGTGGGACTGGACCCATTTGAGGGCAGCCCAGGTATCGTCGTAGCAAGCGGGTATGGGCCGATCCGGAAACAGCCCGTATTCGACGGAGACGGCGATGGCGTTGGCTTCGGCGGCTAAGGAGGTGAGGTGCTTGTGGAACATGGGAGAGAAGGCGGACTCGAAGCAAAACCCACCGCCGTGGATGTAAAACAGGATGGGGAGTTTTTGGGTCGGGTCGTGGATCTTGGGTAAGAAGATGCGGGCAGAAACGGCGGGTTCTTGTGAAATGATGACGTCTTTGGATTGGACGCCAGTGACGGAGTCAGTGGAAGGTGGGACTTTCTGGGTGTTGTAGAATATTTCGACGCGGCCATCTTTGTAAGCCTTGAAGAAGCGAAACTCGTGGGCGACTTCGTTGTTAGTTGACTCCATTGGAGAAGGAAAGAGGAAGCTTGAAGAAGATGGTTAAAGTTACCGGGCTCTCTTCGACCGAAAATAATAGCGTACTAATAACATAGCTTTCAATAATCATCTTAAATTTTCATTTGGGAGCGGTCATAGTGGACCTTTTTATTATTatgggtcgtgaccacttaccccattttaacttaaaaattgcccacttactccaccaagagttttttgatctcgtttacccaatctaacttatagtgacagttttgccccctaTTAAACTCtatcctctcagactctctctcacacacactctctctctctactgcgCCCCACCTCCGgcttcgctctctctctctctctctctctctccctctctctctctctctctctctctctgtgccatGGTTGCTCCGGCAGCTTCgggccaccacctccatcaaGTCTCCACCGCCATCAGAGAAGATAGGAGCACTGCATCCGGATTCGACCTCAACCTCCGAGCGCCGCCGTCACCCGAACAAACTCTCTCTCCCCCAGACTCTTTCTCTCTGCCATGGCTACTCCGGCACACCACCTTCGGATTTGGGACAACAATTCAATCGATCCGGCGGATTCTGGGCCATCTAGTCTCTGTTTCTCGATCCGGATCTTGGCCGGGTCTTAACTGGGGAACCCACGGCGACGAAGACGTACggtggttgaggttgaggtcGGTGGTCCGGTCCCATCAACCTTGTTTCGCCAACTCTTCCCATCTCAACGAAGACGATGAC
Coding sequences:
- the LOC112172331 gene encoding 2-hydroxyisoflavanone dehydratase, with the protein product MESTNNEVAHEFRFFKAYKDGRVEIFYNTQKVPPSTDSVTGVQSKDVIISQEPAVSARIFLPKIHDPTQKLPILFYIHGGGFCFESAFSPMFHKHLTSLAAEANAIAVSVEYGLFPDRPIPACYDDTWAALKWVQSHSNRDGPDQWMNQYADFDRVFLCGDSGGANMCHNLAVWVGSDGLPEVKVAGMVMVHPFFGGLAVDDEMWLYMCPDNGGVQDRRLRPPSEDLAKLGCERMLIFFAEKDHLREVGQWYYDELKKSEWGGSVEVVEHEDEFHEFHLLSEPEGEKALDLIRKFGSFIKQN